Proteins from a genomic interval of Meiothermus sp.:
- the pdxH gene encoding pyridoxamine 5'-phosphate oxidase — MLRDLRSDYTYGTLSEQEADLNPFRQLERWLAEAIETHLYEPHGMTLSTVGPNGRPSSRVVLLRGLDERGLVFFSNYQSRKGRELEANPWACVNFWWPPLERQVRVEGQVEKVEPELSDAYFASRPYDSQIGSAASPQSQVIASREVLEQRVAELRARYPETVPRPAHWGGYRLKPDTFEFWQGRPSRLHDRLVYRLQPDGSWKIERLAP, encoded by the coding sequence ATGCTGCGCGACCTTCGTAGCGACTATACCTACGGAACCCTCAGCGAGCAGGAGGCCGACCTTAACCCTTTCCGGCAGCTCGAGCGCTGGCTGGCCGAGGCCATCGAGACCCACCTCTACGAGCCCCACGGCATGACCCTCTCCACGGTAGGCCCGAACGGGCGGCCCAGCAGCCGGGTGGTCTTGCTGCGGGGGCTGGACGAAAGGGGGTTGGTGTTTTTCAGCAACTACCAAAGCCGTAAGGGACGGGAGCTCGAGGCCAACCCCTGGGCCTGTGTCAATTTCTGGTGGCCGCCCCTCGAGCGCCAGGTGCGCGTCGAAGGGCAGGTCGAGAAGGTCGAGCCCGAGCTTTCCGACGCCTACTTTGCCAGCCGCCCCTACGACAGCCAGATTGGGTCGGCGGCCAGCCCGCAAAGCCAGGTGATTGCCAGCCGGGAGGTGCTCGAGCAACGCGTCGCAGAGCTCAGGGCCCGCTACCCCGAGACCGTACCCCGTCCGGCCCACTGGGGCGGCTACCGTCTGAAACCCGACACCTTCGAGTTCTGGCAGGGCCGCCCCAGCCGCCTGCACGACCGGC
- a CDS encoding NYN domain-containing protein, translated as MAGRSEIKNMALFCDFENIALGVREARYPQFDIQKILERLLLKGSIVVRKAYCDWERYKEFKASMHEAGFELIEIPHTRLSGKNSADIRLVVDALDLCYTKSHVDTFVIISGDSDFSPLVSKLRENNRLVIGVGVRKSTSDLLTAACDEFIFYDDLVQEELAQKRATKPGKSAPKSKAADKPQDKQQEALELVLETLLALQAERGGEERILSSLVKQTLKRRKPGFNEASYGFRSFSALLEEAQRRGLLRLERDERSGGYIVYPRGE; from the coding sequence ATGGCAGGCCGCTCCGAGATCAAAAACATGGCGCTGTTTTGCGATTTTGAGAACATTGCCCTGGGGGTTCGGGAAGCCAGGTATCCCCAGTTCGACATTCAGAAAATCCTCGAGCGGCTCTTGCTCAAGGGCAGCATTGTGGTGCGCAAGGCCTATTGCGACTGGGAACGCTACAAGGAGTTCAAAGCCTCCATGCACGAGGCGGGCTTCGAACTCATTGAAATTCCCCACACCCGCCTGTCGGGCAAAAACTCCGCCGACATACGGCTGGTGGTGGATGCCCTCGACCTTTGCTACACCAAGTCGCACGTGGATACCTTTGTCATCATCAGCGGCGACTCCGACTTCTCCCCCTTGGTCTCCAAGCTGCGGGAAAACAACCGGCTGGTGATAGGGGTAGGGGTCAGGAAGTCAACCTCGGACTTGCTGACCGCGGCCTGCGACGAGTTCATCTTCTACGACGACCTCGTGCAAGAGGAGCTGGCTCAAAAGCGCGCCACCAAACCCGGAAAGTCAGCCCCCAAAAGCAAAGCTGCCGATAAGCCACAGGACAAGCAGCAGGAGGCCCTCGAGCTCGTGCTCGAGACGCTTTTGGCCCTGCAAGCCGAGCGCGGTGGCGAGGAGCGCATTCTGAGTTCGCTGGTCAAACAAACCCTTAAGCGCCGCAAACCGGGCTTTAACGAAGCCTCTTACGGCTTCCGCTCGTTTAGTGCCCTGTTGGAGGAAGCCCAGCGCCGGGGGCTGTTGCGCCTGGAGCGCGACGAGCGCTCGGGGGGCTATATTGTGTACCCTCGAGGGGAGTAG
- a CDS encoding dienelactone hydrolase family protein, whose amino-acid sequence MTKPQNFPCEPVFIPLGQGAQLAGDLCIPPGALGVVVFAHGSGSSRYSPRNRYVAGELLRAGLATLLLDLLTEAEEQLDTYTRQYRFDIGLLAERLVASSEWLAQQPPTQGLEQAYFGASTGAAAALVAAARLPNRIRAVVSRGGRPDLAGSALHKVRAPTLLVVGGWDEGVLELNQWAFEQLTCEKKLVVVPEATHLFEEPGKLEEVARLARDWFVRYLTPAKEAGHA is encoded by the coding sequence ATGACAAAACCACAAAACTTCCCGTGCGAACCCGTTTTTATTCCCCTTGGCCAGGGCGCTCAACTGGCGGGCGATCTCTGTATCCCTCCTGGGGCCCTGGGGGTGGTGGTATTTGCCCATGGCAGCGGCAGCAGCCGGTACAGTCCGCGCAACCGCTATGTTGCCGGGGAATTGCTGCGCGCCGGGCTGGCTACCCTGCTTTTGGATCTGCTTACCGAGGCCGAAGAGCAACTGGACACCTACACCCGGCAGTACCGCTTCGACATCGGCCTGCTGGCCGAACGCCTGGTGGCCTCGAGCGAGTGGTTGGCCCAGCAGCCCCCAACCCAGGGGCTCGAGCAAGCCTATTTTGGGGCCAGCACCGGGGCTGCGGCGGCCCTGGTGGCGGCAGCGCGGCTTCCTAACCGGATTCGGGCGGTGGTTTCCCGTGGGGGGCGGCCCGACCTGGCGGGCAGTGCGCTGCACAAGGTCAGGGCCCCCACCCTGCTGGTTGTGGGGGGCTGGGACGAGGGGGTGCTAGAGCTCAACCAGTGGGCCTTCGAGCAGCTCACCTGTGAGAAAAAGCTGGTGGTGGTGCCGGAGGCTACGCACCTCTTCGAGGAGCCGGGGAAGCTCGAGGAAGTAGCCCGGCTGGCACGGGACTGGTTTGTCCGGTACCTGACCCCTGCAAAGGAGGCGGGCCATGCCTGA
- a CDS encoding AAA family ATPase: protein MPEQRSLEANLLPVDALRNTCDPRRFAFRTTTELEPLQAFPGQERAIQAVQFGLAIRHEGYNLFALGPMGVGKLSLVRHFTQAQAQQEPPAQDWVYVHNFLEPHKPQALRLPAGRGTQLKASMDRLVEELRVAIPAAFESEDYRTRRQIIEEELKQKQQASFDALQAEANQQGIAIIRTPMGMGLAPVRDREIITPEEFEKLPEEEQRRIQAAMETLHQKLEAILQQAPQWESERRAKIRELNREVTRHAIAHLLGGVRASYLDLPEVLGYLEVVEQDLIENAGQFLANPSDSENPLEAALGKMLADSRSFDRYRVNLLVDNAGSQGAPVVEEDYPSLANLLGRIEYRAQFGNLVTDFTLIRPGALHRANGGYLILDARRVLLQPYAWEELKRALRAKEIQIRSVSDVLGLTSTVTLQPTPIPLQVKVILVGDRLLYYLLSAYDPDFLELFKVAADFEDAQDRTPQGEEAYARLIASLAQREQLRPLEREAVARVVEHGSRLASDAHKLSTALEALLDLLREADHWAAQAGRPVIAAQDVQQAIDQQVYRASRLKERLQESVRRGILLVDTRGARVGQINGLSVLNLGGYSFGHPTRITARVRLGKGEVVDIEREVALGGPLHSKGVLILAGFLGERYARERPFSLSASLVFEQSYSGVEGDSASMAELCAILSALAQVPIRQGIAITGSVNQHGQAQPIGGVNEKIEGFFEVCREAGLTGEQGVIIPRANVQHLMLNPGVVAAVAQGQFKVWAVDTVDAALEILTGLEAGERGKDGRFPEGSLNARVEAQLMAFAEQIRAFAAPTMGGST, encoded by the coding sequence ATGCCTGAACAAAGGAGCCTCGAGGCCAACCTGCTACCGGTAGACGCGCTGCGCAACACCTGCGATCCCCGACGCTTTGCCTTTCGCACCACCACTGAACTGGAGCCCCTGCAGGCCTTCCCCGGCCAGGAGCGGGCCATCCAGGCGGTGCAGTTTGGACTGGCCATCCGCCACGAGGGCTACAACCTGTTTGCCCTGGGGCCCATGGGGGTGGGCAAACTCAGTCTGGTGCGCCACTTTACCCAGGCCCAGGCCCAGCAAGAGCCCCCCGCCCAGGACTGGGTCTACGTGCATAATTTCCTCGAGCCCCACAAGCCCCAGGCCCTGCGGCTTCCCGCCGGGCGGGGTACCCAGCTCAAAGCGAGCATGGATCGCCTGGTAGAGGAATTGCGGGTAGCCATCCCGGCGGCTTTCGAAAGCGAAGACTACCGCACCCGGCGGCAGATTATCGAAGAGGAGCTCAAGCAAAAACAGCAAGCCAGCTTCGATGCCCTCCAGGCCGAGGCCAACCAGCAGGGCATCGCCATCATTCGCACCCCTATGGGCATGGGGCTGGCCCCGGTGCGCGACCGCGAAATCATCACCCCCGAGGAGTTCGAGAAGCTGCCCGAGGAGGAGCAAAGGCGCATCCAGGCCGCCATGGAGACCCTGCACCAGAAGCTCGAGGCCATCCTGCAGCAAGCCCCGCAGTGGGAGAGCGAGCGGCGGGCCAAAATCCGCGAACTCAACCGCGAGGTGACCCGCCATGCCATCGCCCATCTGCTGGGCGGGGTGCGGGCCTCCTACCTCGACCTGCCCGAGGTGCTGGGGTATCTGGAAGTGGTCGAGCAAGACCTGATCGAGAACGCCGGGCAGTTCCTGGCGAACCCCAGCGACTCGGAGAACCCCCTCGAGGCCGCCCTGGGCAAGATGCTCGCCGACAGCCGCAGCTTCGACCGCTACCGGGTGAACCTGCTGGTGGACAACGCCGGCAGCCAGGGGGCCCCGGTGGTGGAGGAGGACTACCCCTCGCTGGCCAACCTGCTGGGGCGCATCGAGTACCGCGCCCAGTTCGGCAACCTGGTCACCGACTTTACCCTGATTCGTCCGGGGGCCCTGCACCGCGCCAACGGGGGCTATCTGATTCTGGATGCCCGGCGGGTGTTGTTGCAGCCGTATGCCTGGGAGGAGCTCAAGCGGGCCCTGCGGGCCAAAGAAATCCAGATTCGCTCGGTGAGCGATGTGCTGGGCCTGACCAGCACCGTTACCTTGCAACCGACCCCCATTCCCCTGCAGGTCAAGGTGATTCTGGTGGGGGATCGGCTGCTGTATTACCTGCTTTCGGCCTACGACCCCGACTTCCTCGAGCTGTTCAAGGTGGCCGCCGACTTCGAGGACGCCCAGGATCGCACCCCCCAGGGGGAGGAGGCCTATGCGCGACTGATTGCTTCGCTGGCCCAGCGCGAGCAGTTGCGGCCCCTGGAAAGAGAGGCGGTGGCGCGGGTGGTCGAGCACGGTTCACGCCTGGCTTCCGATGCCCACAAGCTCTCGACCGCGCTCGAGGCCCTCCTCGACCTGCTGCGCGAGGCCGACCACTGGGCCGCCCAGGCCGGACGCCCGGTCATTGCGGCCCAGGATGTGCAGCAAGCCATAGACCAGCAGGTCTACCGGGCCAGCCGCCTCAAGGAGCGCCTGCAGGAGTCGGTGCGGCGCGGCATCCTGCTGGTGGACACCCGCGGGGCCAGGGTGGGGCAGATTAACGGGCTGAGCGTGCTTAACCTGGGGGGTTATAGCTTTGGGCACCCCACCCGCATCACCGCACGGGTGCGGCTGGGCAAGGGCGAGGTGGTGGATATCGAGCGCGAGGTGGCCTTGGGTGGCCCCCTGCACTCCAAGGGGGTGCTGATACTGGCCGGGTTTTTGGGTGAGCGCTATGCCCGCGAGCGGCCCTTCTCGCTCTCGGCCAGCCTGGTCTTCGAACAGTCGTACAGTGGGGTGGAGGGCGACAGCGCCTCCATGGCCGAGCTATGCGCGATTCTGTCAGCCCTGGCCCAGGTGCCCATCCGCCAGGGGATTGCCATTACCGGCTCGGTCAACCAGCACGGCCAGGCCCAGCCCATCGGGGGGGTCAACGAGAAAATCGAGGGCTTCTTCGAGGTTTGCCGCGAGGCGGGCCTGACCGGTGAGCAAGGGGTGATTATCCCCAGGGCCAACGTCCAGCACCTGATGCTCAACCCCGGGGTGGTGGCGGCCGTGGCGCAGGGGCAGTTCAAAGTCTGGGCGGTGGATACGGTAGATGCAGCCCTGGAAATTCTGACCGGCCTCGAGGCCGGGGAACGGGGGAAAGACGGGCGCTTCCCCGAGGGCAGCCTGAATGCCCGGGTAGAGGCGCAACTGATGGCCTTTGCCGAGCAGATACGGGCTTTTGCTGCACCCACGATGGGAGGGAGCACATGA
- the polX gene encoding DNA polymerase/3'-5' exonuclease PolX, whose product MKNAEIAQLFQEMAEMLAFLGENPFRVRAYTQAARTLADLETPIETIAAQGEEALQALPSIGPDLAAKIQEYLRTGTLQAHSKLAQQVPAGVLEVLRVPGVGPKTARLLWERLGVDSLEKLQAALASKQVLGLPGFGEKKRQRLLENLALAETATQRRPLGAVLGQARALLEQVRAQPGVLQAEICGSFRRYRETVGDLDFLIATLTPAQVLEALVRLPGIVDVEAVGENRATVFLQGGLQVDFKTVPPAAWGSGLQYLTGSKAHSIKLRTLAQKQGLKLNEYGVWRGETRLAGEDEAGVYRALGLPWIPPPLREDNGEIEAAQAGQLPRLVQLEEVRGDLQVHSRWSDGKTTLLELAQAAQKLGYAYLAVTDHSQSLKVAHGVPLEKVQARLREIRKVNEKTGGKPYLLAGAEVEVAADGSLDYPEPVLRELEVVLVAVHSHFNLSRAQQTRRLLRALEHPCVHILAHPTARMLGVRKGLEADWEKIFHRAKALGKALEIDGYYDRMDLPDTLARQAGGMGVLFALSTDAHQLDHMRFMELAVGTAQRAWLGPAQVLNTRPLAALLDWLREVRG is encoded by the coding sequence ATGAAAAACGCCGAGATTGCCCAACTGTTTCAGGAGATGGCCGAGATGCTGGCCTTCCTGGGCGAGAACCCTTTCCGGGTGCGGGCCTACACCCAGGCTGCCCGCACCCTGGCCGACCTCGAGACCCCCATCGAGACCATTGCCGCCCAGGGAGAAGAAGCCCTGCAGGCCCTTCCCTCCATCGGCCCCGACCTGGCCGCCAAGATTCAGGAGTACCTGCGTACGGGCACCCTTCAGGCCCATAGCAAGCTGGCCCAGCAGGTGCCTGCGGGGGTACTGGAGGTGCTGCGGGTGCCGGGGGTGGGGCCCAAAACCGCCCGGCTCCTGTGGGAGCGGCTGGGGGTAGACTCGCTAGAAAAACTTCAGGCCGCGCTGGCCTCCAAGCAGGTGCTGGGTCTGCCCGGCTTCGGCGAGAAAAAGCGCCAGCGTTTGCTGGAAAACCTGGCCTTGGCCGAGACCGCCACCCAGCGAAGACCCCTGGGGGCGGTGCTTGGACAGGCTCGAGCCCTGCTCGAGCAGGTGCGCGCCCAGCCGGGGGTGCTGCAAGCCGAGATATGCGGCTCATTCCGCCGCTACCGCGAGACGGTGGGCGACCTGGACTTCCTGATTGCCACCCTGACTCCAGCCCAGGTGCTCGAGGCCCTGGTGCGGCTGCCGGGCATTGTCGATGTGGAAGCAGTGGGCGAGAACCGGGCCACGGTCTTTTTGCAGGGGGGCCTGCAGGTGGACTTCAAGACCGTACCCCCTGCGGCGTGGGGCAGCGGCCTGCAGTACCTGACCGGCTCCAAAGCCCACAGCATCAAGCTGCGCACCCTGGCCCAGAAGCAGGGCCTCAAGCTCAATGAGTATGGGGTCTGGCGGGGAGAGACGCGCCTGGCAGGTGAGGACGAGGCCGGGGTCTACCGAGCTTTGGGCCTGCCCTGGATTCCGCCTCCCCTGCGGGAGGACAATGGCGAAATTGAAGCCGCCCAGGCCGGACAGCTACCCCGGCTGGTGCAGCTCGAGGAGGTTCGGGGCGACCTTCAGGTGCATTCGCGCTGGTCGGATGGCAAAACCACCCTGCTCGAGCTGGCCCAGGCCGCCCAGAAGCTGGGCTATGCCTACCTGGCCGTAACCGACCATTCCCAGAGCCTCAAGGTGGCCCACGGGGTGCCGCTGGAGAAGGTGCAGGCCCGCCTGAGGGAAATTCGCAAGGTAAACGAAAAAACCGGCGGCAAGCCCTACCTGCTGGCCGGGGCCGAGGTGGAGGTGGCCGCCGATGGCTCCCTGGACTACCCGGAGCCGGTGTTGCGGGAGCTCGAGGTGGTACTGGTGGCGGTTCACTCCCACTTCAACCTGAGCCGTGCCCAGCAGACCCGGCGCCTCCTGCGGGCGCTGGAGCACCCCTGTGTGCACATCCTGGCCCACCCCACCGCTCGGATGCTGGGGGTACGCAAGGGCCTGGAGGCCGACTGGGAGAAGATTTTTCACCGGGCCAAAGCCCTGGGAAAGGCCCTCGAGATTGACGGCTACTACGACCGCATGGACCTGCCCGACACCCTGGCCCGGCAGGCCGGGGGGATGGGCGTGCTTTTTGCCCTCTCCACCGATGCCCACCAGCTCGACCACATGCGCTTTATGGAGCTGGCCGTGGGCACCGCCCAGCGGGCCTGGCTGGGGCCGGCCCAGGTTCTCAACACCCGCCCGCTGGCGGCCCTCCTGGACTGGCTTCGGGAGGTGCGGGGGTAA
- a CDS encoding CapA family protein, producing MVSLCLTGDLMLGRLVNEALLRYGPAYPFGNVLDELHQADLRVVNLECVISDKGEPFSRWEKVFHFRAHPRAIETLKRARINCVVLANNHVLDYEEEAFLQMLELLEQAQIPYVGAGRNLEEARRPAILQAANLKVGVVAFTDNEPGWQAGQNTPGTNYLPVVPASVAVLREQIHQARLRGAGLVIVSAHWGPNMRLRPPPPFCAFARAVVEAGADVFHGHSAHVFQGVEIYHGKPILYDCGELVDDYAVDPVLRNDWGLLYRLYIQNQHVQKMELLPLLIDNCQVNLATGPDRAAILERQQMLSAELNSTVSREGDRLWISCGRS from the coding sequence ATGGTTTCCCTTTGCCTGACCGGTGACCTGATGCTGGGCCGCCTGGTGAACGAGGCCCTGCTGCGCTATGGGCCAGCCTACCCCTTCGGAAACGTGCTGGACGAGCTGCACCAAGCCGACCTGCGGGTGGTGAACCTCGAGTGCGTGATCTCCGATAAGGGCGAGCCCTTTAGCCGCTGGGAGAAGGTCTTCCACTTCCGTGCCCACCCCCGCGCCATCGAGACCCTCAAACGGGCCCGCATCAACTGCGTGGTGCTGGCCAACAACCATGTGCTCGACTACGAAGAAGAAGCCTTCTTGCAGATGCTGGAGCTGCTCGAGCAGGCCCAAATTCCCTATGTGGGTGCGGGCAGGAACCTCGAGGAGGCCCGCCGCCCAGCCATTTTGCAGGCAGCGAACCTGAAGGTGGGTGTGGTGGCCTTCACCGACAACGAACCCGGCTGGCAAGCAGGCCAAAACACGCCGGGCACCAACTACCTGCCGGTTGTCCCCGCCTCGGTGGCGGTGTTGCGCGAGCAGATACATCAGGCCCGGTTGCGGGGCGCCGGGCTGGTGATCGTATCGGCGCACTGGGGGCCCAATATGCGCCTGCGCCCTCCACCCCCGTTTTGCGCCTTTGCCAGGGCGGTGGTGGAGGCCGGGGCCGACGTCTTTCACGGCCACAGCGCCCACGTCTTTCAAGGGGTTGAGATTTACCACGGAAAGCCCATCCTCTACGACTGCGGCGAGTTGGTGGACGACTACGCCGTAGACCCGGTTTTGCGCAACGACTGGGGCCTGCTGTACCGGCTTTACATCCAAAACCAGCACGTCCAAAAAATGGAACTGCTGCCCTTGCTCATTGATAACTGCCAGGTCAACCTGGCCACCGGCCCCGACCGGGCGGCCATCCTCGAGCGGCAGCAGATGCTATCGGCGGAACTGAACAGCACCGTCTCGCGCGAAGGTGACCGGCTGTGGATTTCTTGCGGAAGGAGTTAA
- the mgtA gene encoding magnesium-translocating P-type ATPase, which translates to MRQRPRPSVPPTPYWAEELEGLWTRLESQPSGLSPTEALRRLQQWGANTLQTRRRSTALSVFLNQFKSPLVLILVFAASISALVQEWVDAWIVLLIVLGSALISFVQEYSASRAVQRLLARVQVRVSVLRGGQIQRIPAEEVVPGDVVLLSAGTLIPADGRVLEAKDFFVSQSALTGETFPVEKRPGVVLPEASLGERNNCVFMGTNVRSGTARMLVVETGVRTAFGQIADRLALRPPETEFERGIRQFGFLLTQVMLLMVLLVFAVNVFGEKPPVDSLLFAIALAVGLTPELLPAIIGVNLAKGAQRMARQGVIVRRLSAIENLGSMDVLCTDKTGTLTKGVVRLDAALDAWGQSSPQTLRYAFWNAYFQTGLTNPLDQAVIEAAAQAGLDAAGVQKIDEIPYDFSRKRLSVVVEQAGERYLVTKGALEQLLEVSSQLEENGRVRPLEDSDQEHLEALYSRYSEQGYRVLGLAYKPAAAQQAVFGHNDEQGLVFVGFLLFFDPPKPGVQDTLARLAHLGIDLKIITGDNRKVAVHLATQIGMQVQGLLTGRELATLPDEALWHQAERCNLFVEVDPSQKERLILALQKTGHVVGYMGDGINDAPALHAADVGISVDQAVDVAKEAADLVLLEPNLDVLREGIEEGRKTFANTLKYIFTTTSANFGNMFSMAGASAFLPFLPLLAKQILLNNFLSDLPAVGLATDNVDREWLEKPHRLDMRFIRNFMVVFGLISSIFDYLTFGLLLWVFRATPEVFRTGWFMESLLTELLVALVIRTRRPFFQSQPGRLLLGSTLLLTVLAVLLPYLPFSAAFGFVPLSPALLLGLLGLTLLYVFLVELAKHVFYRRFSSQLGPLKNTGQGEEGTR; encoded by the coding sequence ATGCGCCAGCGCCCACGCCCATCTGTGCCCCCCACCCCCTACTGGGCAGAAGAGCTGGAGGGGCTCTGGACCCGGCTGGAAAGCCAGCCATCCGGGCTCAGCCCTACCGAGGCGCTCCGCCGCTTGCAACAGTGGGGGGCCAACACCCTCCAAACCCGTCGGCGTTCTACCGCCCTGTCGGTTTTTCTGAACCAGTTCAAGAGCCCGCTGGTGCTGATTCTGGTCTTTGCGGCCTCTATCTCAGCGCTGGTGCAGGAGTGGGTGGATGCCTGGATTGTGCTGCTGATCGTGCTGGGCAGCGCTCTGATCTCTTTCGTGCAGGAGTACAGCGCCAGCCGGGCGGTGCAGCGCCTGCTGGCCAGGGTTCAGGTCAGGGTTTCGGTGTTGCGCGGAGGCCAGATTCAGCGCATCCCTGCCGAAGAAGTGGTGCCCGGCGACGTGGTGCTGCTCTCGGCGGGCACCCTGATCCCTGCCGATGGCCGGGTACTCGAGGCCAAGGACTTTTTCGTCAGCCAGTCAGCCCTTACCGGCGAGACCTTTCCAGTGGAGAAACGCCCTGGGGTGGTGTTGCCCGAAGCCAGCCTGGGCGAACGCAACAACTGTGTTTTCATGGGAACCAACGTGCGCAGCGGTACTGCGCGCATGCTGGTGGTCGAGACCGGGGTTCGTACTGCTTTCGGGCAGATTGCCGACCGGCTGGCGCTGCGCCCCCCCGAGACCGAATTCGAGCGGGGCATACGGCAGTTTGGTTTCCTGCTGACCCAGGTGATGCTCCTGATGGTGCTTCTGGTGTTCGCGGTCAACGTGTTTGGCGAGAAACCGCCCGTTGACTCCCTGCTTTTCGCCATCGCACTGGCGGTGGGCCTGACCCCCGAACTGCTGCCGGCCATCATCGGGGTCAACCTGGCCAAGGGGGCCCAGCGCATGGCCCGCCAAGGTGTGATTGTGCGCCGGCTGAGCGCCATCGAGAACCTAGGCAGCATGGATGTGCTCTGTACCGACAAAACCGGCACCCTGACCAAAGGGGTGGTACGGCTGGACGCGGCGCTGGATGCTTGGGGTCAGTCCTCGCCCCAGACCCTGCGCTATGCGTTCTGGAACGCCTACTTCCAGACCGGCCTGACCAACCCGCTGGATCAGGCCGTGATAGAGGCAGCCGCACAGGCGGGTTTGGATGCCGCAGGTGTGCAAAAGATTGACGAGATACCCTACGATTTTAGCCGCAAGCGCCTGAGCGTGGTGGTAGAGCAGGCTGGGGAGCGATACCTGGTAACCAAAGGAGCTTTGGAGCAGTTGCTCGAGGTCTCTAGCCAGCTCGAGGAGAACGGCCGGGTTCGGCCTCTGGAAGATTCCGACCAAGAGCACCTCGAAGCCCTCTACAGCCGCTACAGCGAGCAAGGCTACCGGGTTTTGGGATTGGCCTATAAGCCGGCTGCCGCTCAGCAAGCGGTCTTTGGGCACAATGACGAACAGGGCCTTGTTTTTGTGGGCTTTTTGCTTTTCTTCGACCCACCCAAACCCGGCGTGCAGGACACCCTGGCCCGCCTGGCCCACCTGGGCATAGACCTCAAGATCATCACCGGAGACAACCGCAAGGTGGCCGTCCACCTGGCTACACAGATTGGGATGCAGGTGCAGGGCCTGCTTACCGGACGCGAACTTGCCACCCTGCCCGACGAAGCCCTGTGGCACCAGGCCGAGCGCTGCAACCTGTTTGTGGAGGTAGACCCCAGCCAGAAAGAACGCCTGATTCTGGCCCTGCAAAAGACAGGACACGTGGTGGGTTATATGGGCGATGGCATCAACGATGCCCCGGCCCTTCACGCGGCCGATGTGGGCATCTCGGTAGACCAGGCGGTAGACGTAGCCAAGGAGGCTGCCGACCTGGTATTGCTCGAGCCCAACCTAGATGTTCTGCGGGAAGGCATCGAGGAGGGGCGAAAAACTTTTGCCAACACCCTCAAATACATCTTCACGACCACCAGCGCCAACTTCGGCAATATGTTCAGTATGGCCGGGGCCTCGGCTTTTCTCCCTTTCCTGCCTCTTTTGGCCAAGCAAATTCTGCTCAACAACTTTCTATCCGATCTCCCGGCAGTGGGCCTCGCCACCGATAATGTAGACCGGGAATGGCTGGAAAAGCCCCACCGCCTGGATATGCGCTTCATACGCAATTTTATGGTGGTGTTTGGTCTGATCAGTTCGATATTTGACTACCTGACGTTCGGCCTGCTGCTGTGGGTTTTTCGTGCCACCCCCGAGGTGTTCCGCACCGGCTGGTTCATGGAGTCACTGCTCACTGAGCTTCTGGTCGCGCTGGTGATACGCACCCGCCGCCCCTTCTTTCAGAGCCAGCCGGGCCGACTTTTGCTCGGGTCTACGCTGCTGCTGACCGTGCTGGCCGTGCTATTGCCCTATCTCCCCTTCAGTGCTGCTTTTGGCTTTGTGCCCCTATCCCCGGCGTTGCTGCTGGGGTTATTGGGCCTGACCCTGCTGTATGTTTTTTTGGTGGAGCTGGCTAAGCACGTTTTCTATCGGCGTTTCTCGAGCCAGCTCGGCCCTCTCAAAAACACCGGTCAAGGTGAAGAGGGCACAAGATAA
- a CDS encoding YqjD family protein, with protein sequence MAIVEPNVTRELQDIRNDLTLLRKDLSELAQAMRVNLKDETQHLREGMFEAFETARVRGDKIIHNVEHRIEERPFLSVLAAFGVGLVAGWFTERRALMGRRVWRE encoded by the coding sequence ATGGCGATTGTCGAACCCAATGTGACCAGAGAGTTACAGGATATTCGTAACGATCTGACCCTGCTCCGCAAGGATTTGAGTGAGCTGGCCCAAGCCATGCGGGTCAACCTGAAGGACGAGACCCAACACCTGCGCGAAGGGATGTTTGAAGCCTTCGAAACAGCCCGTGTGCGGGGGGACAAGATCATCCACAATGTGGAACACCGGATTGAAGAACGTCCCTTCCTGAGCGTGCTGGCTGCTTTTGGGGTGGGCTTGGTGGCAGGTTGGTTCACCGAACGGCGGGCGCTGATGGGGCGCCGGGTGTGGCGGGAATAG
- a CDS encoding flavodoxin domain-containing protein, producing MVARPILIAYATRGGTTQRIAEAIAKVMREKGALVEVRPVEQIRDLSVYRAVVLGSGVRDEKWLPEAIHFVTDHRQSLATLPLIYFLVYSQLLQEFPQRIEEVLGHLSEVRRVVEPLEVAIFSRDQQSMPPEMLVNSKVTPQGDWSGWERLSTWAERVYQQFEKQPST from the coding sequence ATGGTAGCGAGGCCGATTCTGATTGCATACGCCACCCGTGGTGGCACAACCCAAAGGATAGCCGAGGCCATCGCCAAAGTTATGCGAGAGAAGGGAGCCTTGGTCGAGGTGAGGCCCGTGGAGCAGATTAGGGATTTGAGCGTGTACCGCGCAGTGGTTTTGGGCAGTGGGGTGCGCGACGAGAAGTGGCTTCCTGAGGCCATACACTTTGTCACCGATCATCGGCAATCCCTGGCCACACTCCCGCTAATCTATTTCCTGGTGTATAGCCAGTTACTCCAGGAATTCCCCCAGCGCATTGAGGAAGTGCTGGGGCATCTTAGCGAGGTGCGCCGCGTGGTGGAGCCCCTTGAGGTCGCCATTTTCTCGCGAGACCAGCAGTCCATGCCTCCCGAGATGCTGGTCAATTCCAAGGTCACCCCGCAAGGAGATTGGAGCGGCTGGGAGCGCCTCTCCACCTGGGCTGAGCGGGTGTATCAGCAGTTTGAAAAGCAGCCCAGCACATGA